One genomic window of Limanda limanda chromosome 16, fLimLim1.1, whole genome shotgun sequence includes the following:
- the pou3f3a gene encoding POU domain, class 3, transcription factor 3-A translates to MLCGMATATSSPYLANSRILSGPVLHSDRRGGGMQPGSTAGTTVSSGYRGDPSVKMVQSDFMQGAMVASNGGHMLSHAHQWVTSLPHAAAAAAAAAVAAVEAGSPWPPSSQAQEVKRNGGREDLHPGSALHHRSPHLGPHQTHPGSWGGSSAAHIGLSEGQQQQQQSLIYSQPGGFTVNGMLGSHAGQSLMHPGLVRGQSPELDHGSQHHHQHHHHNHHTHHHQHHGVNHEPHSDEDTPTSDDLEHFAKQFKQRRIKLGFTQADVGLALGTLYGNVFSQTTICRFEALQLSFKNMCKLKPLLNKWLEEADSTTGSPTSIDKIATQGRKRKKRTSIEVSVKGALESHFLKSPKPSAQEITSLADSLQLEKEVVRVWFCNRRQKEKRMTPPGLPRTPEDAYSQVGSMGPDTPSPSIDCKRMYSDT, encoded by the coding sequence ATGCTTTGTGGGATGGCAACAGCCACCTCCAGTCCCTATCTAGCCAACAGCAGGATTCTATCCGGCCCGGTCCTTCACTCTGACCGGAGGGGTGGTGGCATGCAGCCGGGCAGCACCGCCGGGACCACGGTTTCCAGTGGATACAGAGGGGACCCGTCGGTGAAGATGGTGCAGAGTGACTTCATGCAGGGAGCCATGGTGGCGAGCAACGGGGGCCACATGCTCAGCCACGCTCACCAGTGGGTCACGTCGCTGCCGCACGCCGCAGCCGCAGCAGCCGCAGCCGCGGTGGCAGCAGTCGAGGCCGGCTCCCCGTGGCCGCCCAGCTCCCAGGcgcaggaggtgaagagaaacGGCGGCAGGGAGGACCTCCACCCGGGCTCCGCTCTGCACCACAGGTCCCCACATCTGGGTCCCCATCAGACGCACCCGGGAAGTTGGGGGGGCTCCTCCGCGGCGCACATCGGCCTCTCCGagggtcagcagcagcagcagcagtccctCATCTACTCCCAGCCCGGCGGGTTCACTGTCAACGGGATGCTCGGCTCACACGCCGGGCAGAGCCTCATGCACCCGGGGCTGGTGCGCGGCCAGTCCCCGGAGCTGGACCACGGCagccagcaccaccaccagcatcaccaccacaatcaccacacacaccaccaccagcatCACGGTGTGAACCACGAGCCGCACTCAGACGAGGACACGCCGACGTCGGACGACTTGGAGCATTTCGCCAAACAGTTCAAACAGCGACGGATCAAGCTCGGTTTTACGCAGGCGGACGTGGGCTTGGCGCTGGGCACCTTGTACGGCAACGTGTTCTCCCAGACCACCATCTGCAGGTTCGAGGCGCTGCAGCTGAGCTTCAAGAACATGTGCAAGCTGAAGCCTCTGCTCAACAAATGGCTGGAGGAGGCCGACTCCACGACCGGGAGCCCGACCAGCATCGATAAGATCGCCACGCAgggcaggaagaggaaaaagcGCACGTCCATCGAGGTGAGCGTAAAAGGCGCGCTGGAGAGCCACTTCCTCAAGAGTCCCAAACCCTCCGCGCAGGAGATCACCTCCCTGGCGGActctctgcagctggagaaggaggtggTCCGGGTCTGGTTCTGCAACCGCAGGCAGAAAGAGAAGCGCATGACGCCACCTGGACTCCCGCGCACCCCGGAGGACGCGTACTCGCAGGTGGGCAGCATGGGTCCCGACACTCCGTCCCCCTCCATAGACTGCAAGAGGATGTACAGCGACACGTGA